CCCCCCCCAGGCAGTGGCTCCTCAGCTTGGGGGCGAGCCCAAAACCGAAATGTGGTACATCGTGAAGGCCGAGCCGGAGGCTCATCTCTACGTGGGCTTGGATCAGGACGCCACCCGCTCCAGCTTCCAAGACAGCATCGAAGCGGGCACCACGGAAAGCGAAGTCCACGCCATTCCGGCCCAGGCCGGCCAATCCATCTTCATTCCTTCAGGCCGTTTGCATGCCATTGGGGCGGGCTTTCTCATCTTCGAAATCCAACAGAATAGCGATACCACTTACCGGGTCTTCGATTGGAACCGCATCGGCCTCGATGGCCAGCCGCGCCAACTCCACATCGAAGAAAGCCTCCAATGCATTGATTTTCAGGATGTGGAACCCACCATGGACTCCCCCCAGGGCAGCGTCCTGGCCGAGTGCGAGTATTTCCGGGTGGAAAAGCTGGCCCTGAGCGGCGGAGAGGGCATCGGCAAGGCCCTTGCCCACCGCTTCGCCATCTTTGCAGTGGTCACAGGACAGGTCAGCTGTGGCGGTCACCACTTTGAGATGGGCGATTTCTTCATCATTCCTGCCACGGCCGATTTGGTAGTGACGGCGACCAGCGAGTCCGCCGAAGTCCTCCGGACCACCATTCCTGAATGATTGCATCCTTTTCAGAAAAGAGCTATTCTCCCCTATGCGAATCCCCATCTTGCTTCTCCTTTTCGCCACCTCGGCTCTCGCCTCCGATTGGCCAGGCTGGCGTGGACCCCAGGGCGACAACCACGCTCCTCAAGGCGCTTCTCCCGTGACCGAATGGTCGGAGCGAAAGAACGTCCGCTGGAAGGCGGCCCTTCCCGGCAAGGGCCACGCCACTCCCATCTTTGTGGGAAATCGCATCTATCTCCCGACCGGCGATGAGGAGGCCGAAACCCAGTCGCTCCTGGCTTATGATCGAGAAAGCGGGGAGCTGGTCTGGAACACCCTCATTCATCAAGGGGGCTTGGCCGAAGGGATCCACCGAGAAAACAGCTTCGCCTCCAGCACCGCTCGCTGGGACGGAAAAAACATCCTGGTCGTCTTTGAGAATCAAAAACAGATTCACGTGACCGCGGTCGATCCTGACGGAGAGATCGTTTGGTCGAAATCCCTTGGACGCTATGCCACCAAACCGAGGTTTGGATTTGGCTCCACCCCTGCCCTCTACGGCGATCTTTTGATCGTGGCGGTCGAGAGTGAAAACAATGGCTTCCTCATCGGAATCGATAGCCAGAATGGGGCCGAGCGATGGAAAACCGCTCGCCCGGGCCGATCCAACTGGGCCACCCCGGTGGTAGCCAAGGTGGCGGGGCGCGACCAACTCCTCATCTCAGGCACGGGAAAAGTCTCCAGCTATGACCCCTCCAACGGCCGCACGCTCTGGGAGGTCCCGTCCAAGCTGGAAGTGGCCTGCGGGACCGCCGTCTGGTGGGAGGACATGGTGTTTGCCAGCGGAGGGTTTCCCGCCAAGGAAACGCTGGGAGTGAAAGCGACCGGCCGAGGCCAGGTGGTCTGGAGCACACCGGTCAAATGCTACGAGCAGTCTATGCTGTCGGTCGGCGGATTCATTTATGGCATTGATGAACAAAGCACCGCCTTCTGTTGGCGGGCATCCGATGGGGAACTGATGTGGAAGGAACGCCTCGGAAGAGGCGGTATCAAAGCCTCTCCCCTTTTGGTGGGCGATTTGATCTACGCCAGCCTTCTGGGCGGGACCACGGTGGTCTTCCGCGCGAGCAGCGATGGCTTTGAAAAGGTCGCCGAAAATCAGTTGGGAGACCAAGCCTACGCCAGCCCGGTCGCCCTGGAAGACGAGTTGTTTCTCCGGGTGGCTTTCAAAAACCGGGGCCATCGGGAGGAGTTTCTCTACTGTTTGGGAGAGTAAGTTCCTCCAGCCGCCCTTATACCAACCTCCAAAATTCACTGGTAGAATGGAGGGGAGGTAGAGTGGGGAAGAGGCGCTGAAGCGCGGGGAAGGGAGAGCCGGTGTCTTTGGAGCCAGCCCTGCGTTGCTCCTCGGTTACGGTGCCTGCACCGCGCCCTCGTCGCGCCTTGGTCTGGCCCGAAATCCACTCGGCCATTCTACCAGCCAATTCTGCAGCTTGGTATTAGGAAAAAAGCGCCTCGATGGCCGATAAGCTCACGTGGGTCATATCGGGCACCACCAGGTCTGCCTGAAGACTCGCGAGAGGGTGAGTGGTCGCCACCGCGACCGTCTTCATGCCAGCAGCTCTCCCAGCTTCCAAACCGGCGTGGGAATCTTCGATCACCACACAATTTCCAGGCAAGCGATCAATCTTTTCGGCCGCTTTCAAGAAAACATCGGGAGCGGGCTTTCCTTTCGTCACATCCTCCGCCGCCGTGACCTGGTGAAACTGTCCTCGCAAGCCCAACACTTCCACGATCACTTCGTAATTTTTTCGGGGCGTGGACGTGCCGACCGAAGTGGGAATTCCCGCCTGCTCCAATTCATCGAGGAAGGCGCACACTCCCGCGAGCGGCTCGATCCCATCCCGGACGACCAGTTCGCGATAGAGTGCCTCCTTCCGGTCGCTGAGCCATTGGATTCGTTCCTGGTCCCCCGCTTCGGCCCAATGGAGAAGGTGGGGAAAGAGTTCATTGTTCCGCACCCCGAAGACCCGTTTGAAAAACGCTGGCTCCCAAGGCCGCTCCAGCTCCGCCGCCAACATTTCAAAGCTCTCTTCGTGCTGTCGATGGGAGTCGATGACCACCCCATCCCAATCGAAGACGATTCCAAGGCGACTCCGTTCCATCAGTTCACTCCACCCGTTCCAAAGGCGAGACTCCTTGTTGTTGGAGCGCTTGGTTGATCCGTTCGACGAGGGCAGCGTCCAAGTGAATGGCGTTGGGGGAGTCCTCGAACTCGATGGTATGAATCCCGTTTATCGGCTGCGCGAGCGCCTCCTTCATGGTGGCGAGGGAGGCGATCGTCTGGC
The genomic region above belongs to Verrucomicrobiota bacterium and contains:
- a CDS encoding type I phosphomannose isomerase catalytic subunit encodes the protein MIASPLRLVPLYHQRVWGGRTLESLYRRPLPQDGKPYGESWEIVDRADEQSVVRDGPLAGKSLHELWSQHREEVFGKGLPDSERFPLLVKILDCRDRLSIQVHPPQAVAPQLGGEPKTEMWYIVKAEPEAHLYVGLDQDATRSSFQDSIEAGTTESEVHAIPAQAGQSIFIPSGRLHAIGAGFLIFEIQQNSDTTYRVFDWNRIGLDGQPRQLHIEESLQCIDFQDVEPTMDSPQGSVLAECEYFRVEKLALSGGEGIGKALAHRFAIFAVVTGQVSCGGHHFEMGDFFIIPATADLVVTATSESAEVLRTTIPE
- a CDS encoding PQQ-binding-like beta-propeller repeat protein — encoded protein: MRIPILLLLFATSALASDWPGWRGPQGDNHAPQGASPVTEWSERKNVRWKAALPGKGHATPIFVGNRIYLPTGDEEAETQSLLAYDRESGELVWNTLIHQGGLAEGIHRENSFASSTARWDGKNILVVFENQKQIHVTAVDPDGEIVWSKSLGRYATKPRFGFGSTPALYGDLLIVAVESENNGFLIGIDSQNGAERWKTARPGRSNWATPVVAKVAGRDQLLISGTGKVSSYDPSNGRTLWEVPSKLEVACGTAVWWEDMVFASGGFPAKETLGVKATGRGQVVWSTPVKCYEQSMLSVGGFIYGIDEQSTAFCWRASDGELMWKERLGRGGIKASPLLVGDLIYASLLGGTTVVFRASSDGFEKVAENQLGDQAYASPVALEDELFLRVAFKNRGHREEFLYCLGE
- a CDS encoding HAD family phosphatase, which encodes MERSRLGIVFDWDGVVIDSHRQHEESFEMLAAELERPWEPAFFKRVFGVRNNELFPHLLHWAEAGDQERIQWLSDRKEALYRELVVRDGIEPLAGVCAFLDELEQAGIPTSVGTSTPRKNYEVIVEVLGLRGQFHQVTAAEDVTKGKPAPDVFLKAAEKIDRLPGNCVVIEDSHAGLEAGRAAGMKTVAVATTHPLASLQADLVVPDMTHVSLSAIEALFS